GTTATGCTAAAATGTGTTAACCACATAAACTAATAACCAAAGTGAGCATGTGAaaaagtattattattattattattattattaattacctCCGATTAGTTCTATCATCAATAATTAGTCACTAAAAAATATCTTTGAGCCTGACCACACATTTGTTCATCCCTCTTGATTTTATTAATAAGTAAGATTCCTTTACATTTCATATGATGTGTCTATCGAATTGAAAAGTCTTAACCAACATTATCCCTAGAATATAAGCTTTGGCTTCATATGAAATTAGCTGGACTAACCATGTGTAAATTACACTCTAATTGAATTCTCGTAAATAACCTTCTCCTCAAATCCTAAGGAAAATAACTTGATCTCGAAATAAAGAACAACCCATGCTGAATTAGTTATGTCCAAATAAAGGGTAGATATTACTTGTCcaatagtagttgagtcattttcttttctttttttcatccaaattagttgagttatttttttttccgTAAAACTCTATTCTCTCTCCTCTTAACTCTAAAACATTCATTTCTTAATCTTCttaccgaaaagaaatgccccaaCTCAGGTGGGATGGATTGAGTATTTTTGAAGCAGTCGGAAGGACAAATATCGTTTATAAGCCCCCTATCAAGATTAAAACGGACCAAGACCCGACTAACCCTTGATGGCCTTTGCCATGAATAGCAAAACTGGAGGAATATTGGGCAGCTTTTTTGGGAAATAATGCCCAAAAAATTGAATGAAATAGTGTCCCACAACAAAAGCCTACAGACTAAGTATATACTATCAGAACATGGCCTTTTGTTATTGTTTCCAGCATCAGCAATAAGTGAGCATGGAAAATAATTGATCCTTTCTAAGAATGAgtgatttcaatttattttttttccatcaaAGCAAGTTGAGCATGTGAGTGATCACACTCACTTGGACCATTGTCGATCTCCAGCcaactaaaaaataatagcAAAAGTGAAGTGGCATTTTTGTCACTTTTTGCCAACTTTAACAAAATGATACAGCCAGCAGCATTATTGCATTCATCTACCAAATATGATCATTTCTTTAAAACACCTCTATTTATATGGGAAAATAACTAGCACGTGAAAACTAGATGTGTTAAGCCTCCATAATCCACAGATTCGCAGTCGGAGATGGCAACTGATGCAGATATTCCATTACCTGTAAATGAAGCAGTAAGTTGTTTCATGAACTAGAGATGTTTTTCGAAATATTACCTATATGTTGTAAGGTAAAGCTACGATTATGTTGGCAGATGAGAATTGATCATTTATTGTTCATTGTTCAGCATGAATTTACTATGCTATAAACCAGCGTGACACTACTTTTATATGAAATTCAGGTTCTTCATCATATTTCTCCTGATATATAAATCTTAGCAAAACATTGGTTATTTCATCTAACATCTACAAGAAATATATAAAACGTACTAGTACTCTTTTGATTTCTGGGATGAATGATTATATGAATCTCTGATCATAAGAAGAAACTTTCAGAAGCACTATCTTGGAGATCCCATGCCATTTATATAGCATATATAAGTGAGCCCGCAATAAACAAATTGATACATAGAATAAGTTAGAGAAGAAAGCCAGATATTATTATTGACATGCATGTATATCAAATTTGCAGAATTTATAGTGACTGGATATTAATGTTGCTACTTCTTTTAAGACACAACTCTCTATTTTAGCATATACTATGTCCTATATTCTTTctttcaacaaataaatattgttATCTAACATGGCAGAGAGGGGAACAAGTTGGACTTCCTATAGTTGAGGGTGAGCATTTTTTTAAATCACCCTTCACTGACGAGGTTGCAAATAACATAGCACCCAATGTCAGTGAGCTCGTTGAAAAGGCGTTCGCGGAAAAAAGGCACCAGAATGCTGAAGAATCCAACAGCAAGGATGGAGATAGAGACAGAGGTGTGGTACCAGAAAAATGCAGCACCAATCCATCAGTTGTGACCTTAGATATGAAAGTGGGAGATACAGATGATGATCCTTGCACAGACGGTGCAATAGCGGTGACTCAGCTATCTAAAGAGACGAGCAGCGATCATCATGGCACGTATGATTCCACCACCAAAAATGATTCCGTTACGAAGGAGATAATACCAGAATCTAGTCTCCCGAGCAAAGAAGTTGAGTCTCATAACACCCCGAAGCTTGCAGAGAAGTCTGAGGAGAGCTCACATGTCCAAGTTGAAGACTTACAGGTAGTATGTGATGAGCATTTAGAAGAGGAGAGTGAGAGGCTGTCATTGACAGAAGTATCAACTGGGGGGACCAATGAAAACGTTGTCGTAGAAGCCACAGATAATGTGAAAGACAAGGATAAAGACCTGAAAGAGGAGCAAAGCAGAAATGAAGTGTCTGATTTAAGCGAAGAAAACAGAATAGAAGCTCCACCAGAGGTGCAAAGCAGAAATGAAACTCTGCATGGAGACACAACAATTAATGCAGATGATGGACAGAAGGAAAGTGTTGAGGTACGGATAACACTCCTACTAAGAACTGAAATGGTTGCTTTTTCCCTAGTCAGACACTTggagaaaagaaaacaaaagaaaatataaagttaataacaacaacaacaataagcCCATATTATGAGGGgttgagtgactcatttctacaTGGTATCAAAGCAACTAACGATCCATAACTAATCATTAGTTCATTCATTATAAATACCTAAAGTTGGCTCCTTGACATTAGCATTAAactataaatgaaaaaattaagTAGATTCCTGAATATGGGCAAAATTGTTTACACTGATTCTCCTCCAATCTAGCTCTTGGTTTGATTCACTTtccaacaacaacaataacaatAAAGCTGGCATATTAACCTTTCATCTTGTTGCAGGATTTTCCACCAATTGTTTCCAGCTCTCACAAACAGGGAAGCATAAATGCAGATCTACAAGAAACCACGGGTGACCATAAGGATGGAAGAATAAGTGACAATGTTGACAATCACAAGGAAGTTCTTGAGGTACAAGATGAGACTCTACGAGCTGAAATATATGGCttaactataaaaataattactctTTAAACTCATGGAGCTAACAGTTCTTTGTTCTTTCTTCAGAATCTCTCAAGTGGTGAAGGCCATTGTAAAGTGACAAACATTTCACCTGATACCAGTAAGGATACTGAAAAGACAGATCAAACAGTGAGAGATGGCTCTGATACTTTTGTTGATCGACCAGTAGAATTGGCCACAACTGAAGAGTCACATGTGAAAGTAATCCAAAGGAATGCTGAAGAATATAACAGCACTGACAAAGATGGTGGTAGAGATGTGATACCAGAGGTGTGCAGTATTGATTCATCCGTTACGACCTCAGAACAAAAAGTGGGAGATACACATGTTAATCCTGGTATGGACGACACCGAGGTGGCAACTAAGCTACCTAAAGGCACAAGCAGTGATCATCATGGCACAAATGATTCCTCCACCACAGATATAGTACTTACTGAGGAGATATTACAGGAAGCTGATCTAGTGAGCAGAGAAACTGAGTCTCATACACCTTGCATCTCCGAAGGTGAAGAGCCAAATTTCCAAGTGAAAACAACAGACAACAAATCTGTGGATGAGAAACCAACTGACGAGGACATTCCATGCATTATCAAAAATGAAGTCTCTAAGGAAGGGAAATCTAACCACAATAAGATTACCTCAGAACAGGATGAATTAGAAAATGGAAGAAGTGTTGAAAATAGTACATCTGGACAAACATGCATTGCACTTGAGAATTCAAATCCCAACGAGCTACAGAGCAAGAGTGACATAAACTCGTCACTCTCTAAAGAAGAAGAAACGGATCTACAGAAAAGTGTCGAGCCTGTGACAACGCCAGAAGACCATGGAGTTCCCTCAGAGAAGACTTCGAGTGAGAGCCATGGAGATGTGGAATGCAAGTCTAAAACCATGGAAGATGCTGCTACAGATCATAGCGACCCAAAGCTTGCACAGAAGTCTGAGGAGAGCTCAGCTGTCCAAGTGACAAACTCACAAATAGATCACAATGAACATTTGGGAGAGGACAGAGAAGGGCTGTCATTAAAAGAAGTGTCAACAGGGTGCACCAATGATAACGCCTCAGCAGCCTTGGGTGAAATCAAAGAACCGAGTGAAGACCACAAAGAAGCTGAACTACCTGAAAACGAGCAAAGTACAAAATGTATTTTGGTGAAAGAAGACATGCAGATAGAAAATCTTGCAGAATCGTTGCATGTAGCCCTTGAAAATAATGAAGTTTCTAATAGAACCCAAGGAAACAACACTCAAGTTCTTCCAGAAGAAGCAACAATTGATGTAGATGAGGGACAGAAGGACAGTCATGAGGTATGGATAACAAACTCTCCTGCTATGAACAGCTTTGGTTGCTATTCCCTTAGTCACACTTTACATTGCAGTCAGTAAATTGACTTTCATCTTTCTTTAGAGTTTTCCACCAATTTTTTCTGGTTCCCTTTCACTTAGTCACAGAGATTTATCATTAAACTCATGgagttgataatttttattatttctgcAGAATCTGTCAATAACTGTTTCAACTGAGGATACTGGAATCTCATTGGTTAAAATGGAAGGTTCAGAAAATAAAAAGGAAGATGATTTAGCAGAAGAAAGTGAAGAGCCACCACCTTTGCCTCTACATTTGGGACGGGAAATCAGTGATGCATCAGTGCAAGAGGCTCGATTTGAGGATGGAGAACCAAATAAAGCTGAGTTTTATAATGATGAGAGGGATACAGTGAGTTTTCTGCCGAATACAGAAGATGTGCATGTCAAACCTGAAGATACCAAAGCACCTGATTTGGTGGACAAAAGATCAGAGGGTGGAATAGTTGATGCAGCAGCAGCGAGGGAAGAAACTGTAGAGGTACTAGTCAgatatattagtactattttacTATAACAAGCTTCATCATAAGGACACACGAagtaataaaaaagaataataatttatcaagGTGACAAAAGTCTTTCATTGAATGTTATTCTTCTTGTTGCAGAATGTTCCAACAACTGTTCCGGATGAAGAAAATGAGCATGTATCCTCAATAAAAGAACCAAGTGAAGCAGAATTGTTTGAAAAAGACGAAAATTCTGAGAGTGTTTTGTTGACAGAAGAAGTGCAGAGCGAAATCCCAgctgaaaatataaaaacatcTGATTTCGATCAACATACAAAGGAAAAGGGTATCCTCGAGGAGAAAATCCCGACTGAAAATTCACAAAGAATACCCTGTGATGTTGAAGaggaaacaagaattgatgatGCAGCTACTACCAACGATAAAACTCAAGAATTACAGGTGAGAATCATATTATGAATTGAATCATGTTGAGAAGTGAAACTTAAAAATAGGAAGCTAAGTATTATTGTTTCCCTTTGAGCATGTACATCACTTTATTTAATTACTCATCCATACTACAGAATGTCTTGAATGAGAATAGTGACAAGGACTTGTTATTCAAAGTGGCTGCCTCAGAAATGACACATGATACATATTTGGAAGAGGAACCAGAAAGACCACCACTAACTGAGATTTCAAAAAAGGAGGCCTGTGAAAACGAGTCAATTCTGCTTGAGCCAAGCACTGTTGAATTTCCCAAAGATGAGACGAGTACAGACTACACTACACCAAAGAAAGAGAATTTGCAGCCAGAGGATCATAAAACATCTACTTCAAGTGGTGACATAGAAACATCCTGTTCACTTGAGGAGCAAAGCTTAGAAGATAACTCCCAAACAATTATAAGCGACAAAATAACCGATGCAGGTGAAGCTGACAAGAATGATCTTGCACTTGAGGTACGACTAAGCATCACAACTAGAATGTGGATTTTTATACAATATACATGTATGGAAGGAGAAAATAACTGAACATAAATTACTTCCCTGTTGCTTATAGCTTATCAGTTTATATTTACTATTTGGCTGCAGAATGTTGCAAAAGAAACTCCACGTAAGGACATTGAAGAGAGTTTAGTAACCCAAGTGGATTGCTCAGCGAGGGAACATGAGGAACGTGTGGAAGAGGAAAATCAAAGTTCATCTTTGATAGAAGCACTAGTAGAGGAAACCAATGCTAGGGAGTCAAAAAATACTGATGAACCCCAAAATAGGGGCAAAGAGTCAATGACACCTGAAATGGAAAATGAGGAGAATACAGAAAATATGCATGGGAAGGAAGAAACAGACGTGGAGACATCAATTGACTTCTTGCAAGTCAAGCCTGAggatattacacaacatgatccAAGTCCAGATAAAAACAAATCCATCGAGGAAGAAATCACAAATGCAGATCCGCTGGGAATTTCAACTGACAAGGCAGAGAGAGAATCTGTTGATGTGGCTCACACACATGAGGAAAATGTTGAGACAAAGGTGAATAATGTACTTACCTTATCATCATTAACTTACTTGACACATAGTAAACAATAAATGGCTaaatttaatcccaaatgaAAAGGGTAAGAGCATCCTTGTCAGTCTTTTGGTGAATGGAAttttatggttttttttttacctCAGGACGTTGCAAAAGATAATCCTGATAGTGACAAGAAAGATAGCATACCAATAGAAGAATTTGGCTCACAAAATCCAATAAACGAAGCTTCAGCAGGGAATGCAAATGGTGAGAAGTCAACAAAAATTACTGAAGAAAGTTTGATCACGGAAGAAGAACCCCTCGAGTCATTGCAAGTAGCAGATAAGGATATTGAAACACCTCCTGTTTGTCGAGACAGGGATACAGGTTCTCTACATGAGGAAAGCCCCACCACAAATCCTGAAACAATCATGGATGATAACAAAGAGAAGTTGCATTATAATGCAATGGGGGAGGAAGATGAAACTTCAAAGGATAAGGTGAGAATCAAACTTGTTAAACATCTTGATCGTTAAATAGCTAACTTATTCATTGCATGATCACTAAATTCCCCAGGTGCAAACATAAATATGGAGTACAATATTTGAGTGTGTCATTATGTCATACAAGTAAACAGTAAATGGCTAAATCTGACCCTAAAAGAAAATGGTCAACGGTATCCTTTTTCCGGGTTTTTGGAGAATAGAACTTTATGATTTTTATATGTGCCGCAGGATATTGTAGAAGATATTTCGGATTGTGGCAAGGATGGTAACATGCCAACTGAAGAACTTGGCTCACAAAATCCACTTAACGGAGCTTCGACTGGGAATGCCAACATCGAGGAGTCTACAGAAATAGGTAAAGGTGGCTTGATCAATGAAGAAGCATCTGTCGAGTCATTGCAAGAGGCAGCACAGGAGATTGAAACAGACCATTTAAgtcgagagagagaaataagtTCACCAGATGAGCAAAGCCACATTGTCAATCTTGAAGGAAACAAGGATGATAGCAAAGAGGAGATAGCTGCTAGTGAAACTACTTTGGAGGGTGAAACTCTCAAGGATAAGGTGAGAATTATACTTATTACAATCTGGATCGTGACATGCCTAGTTTGTGCATTGCACGAATTACTAAGTTTTCCTGATGTGAGCATAACTATacaattataatatttgggttgtTTGTTAGAAGATTGGCGTAAACCTTCACTGTAGTTCTAACTTGTACTAGCCAAAAGAAAAAACTGATTTGCATTTATTTTATGTTCTTGTTTGATCATCATTTTAGCATTGAAGCTATAGTAACATACATATTCTTTCAGTCATCCCCAAGACTCAAGTTGTTATCAGTATGATGCCATGTAGATTTAACAAATGGTCTGGACTTGCAGCAGAGTATTGCAAATGCTACACCATTTGAGGACAAAGAAGAAAGCATGCAAGTCCAAGAAGATTGCTCACAGTGGGAACAAAATGAGAGTGAAAATATACCTTCTTCAGAAGCTCCAGCACTGTCCTCCATTGAAAGTAGTCCaatcaaagaagaagaaaaagtggAAATCCCCACTAAGGAGCAAATCCTAACTGCTGATCCACAAGAGACAGTTGATGAAACACAGGAAAAAACTATTGATGCTGCTGACAAAAACAATGTAAGTTctgaagtagaagtagaaagtGCACTATCAATTGTTGTTTACTAGTTTCAAGACAAGGAAAATTATTAGCTCAGTTCTTAGTGAAAAGAGAACTCGATaatatattttcttcttttagCGCAATCATATTCTTAAGTTATTATCATCACAGGATGTTGTGATATGCGCTCAAAATGGAGACAGTGACGATAAGTCACCAGTAGAAGTGGATGGTTTACAAGAACCTCCATCTGAAGAAGTTCCTGCAGAAAAGATCAATAATGATGAACCAACTACTAGCCATGAGACCAAATTTGCATACGAAAACACTGTAAAGGCCAACTTGAAtgaagatgaggaaaaaataGAATGTGCTCTGGTAAAGGAAGATGTGCATATTGAGTCATTTAAGGTAGCAGATGATGATATTAAAGGTACTAATGACAGAGAAGCAAACCCCTTAGAAGAGCAAGCACCAACTACAGGTTCTCAAGAAATCATGGATGACGAAAAATATGAACCACTTCCAACTGATCTGAAGCAAGAAATTCTTGAGGATGGGGTGAGAATCATAGTAGTAAGCTGACTTTGTTATCACAAAATTAGTGgacaaatttttgaaaaatgaattGCTGTGTTATGATGGATAAAAGTTAACACGAATGTGTATCTGCAGGATGAACAGATTTAACAAATGTTTTATACTTGATGCAGAAATGTGTTACCAATCCAGATGAGGACACTAAAGAAGATTCACAAAATCAAGCAGGTGACTTCATACTGGAAAGCGAAGAACAGTCAGTAAAGGATAGTGAAAGCACATCAGTATCAGATACTCCAAAAGATGACATTACAGAAAGCACATTGGTTAAGGAAGTAGAAAAGGTTGAGGATCCTATTGACTCCTCTCAAGTGGCAACTGAGGACATCAAGGCATTTGCTCCACGTCAAGATGCAGAAAGTTCCATTGTGGAGCAAAACCTAGATCCAACAACTGTTGAAAACGAAACTCCTAAGGACGAGGTCagtatatatacacacaccTCAATATATACACAAACAGTACACACACACAGTCACATAGATCATTACTATTATCTGAACTAGTAATCTGTTATTACCTCAATAACAAATTGTTATATCGTTACTATTATCTGAACTTAAGTAATCTGCCATCAAAAAACTAGTTTTCACAATGTTGATACATAAATCATTATTCTTGGACTAACAAAGTTGACTTACACTGTGAGTGGTGAATACAAAAGTTCAATACATTTTAAAATCTTAGGCCTTAATAAAATCACTTAGTAAGAGTATATTCTGATATGATGTCTAAAGATATTACAGCTTGCTATTATAGAAGAAGCTTGCGCTAACGATTACCATCCCATAACATAAGAGTTTATCATAATGTCAGGCTTAGAGATCGGAGTAGACTTTAAAATTTGTTAAGTGAAACAAAAATTATTGTAGAGATTTGACTCAGAAAATCAGAGTTATAAAACAATACTCAAAAGCTTAACAGCACTTGAAAGAAAGGAAGAGAACTTGACATCTGTGATTCACCATTTATGGGGATCTACAGGTGCCCAAAGAGAAGGATAGTTTTGATGTTAAAGAAGAAACAAAGGAGGAAGAAGGTTACATCAAGGCTGTTGAAATGACTAATGCCGTTGCAGTAGCATCTAATAAGGCAAGTAATCAAGACCCAAATAAACTTTTTATATGTTTCTGGTTATAGTTTGCTTCTTTCTTGAATTCTATCTGAAAACTGCCTTTGAAACAGATGACAAGCAACGAGCATGTATCCGATAGTACCAGCTTGGAATCTGTGGTCTTGGAGAAGATTAATGATCCAATTGTTGGGGAAGCAAACAGTTTTGGTGACAAAACAGATTTCGAGAAAATAGAAGTGCTAAATGATGTTCCCACTGCAATACCAATAAGTGAAACTTCGGCAGAAACAGCTTCAAGAGAATGTACAGAGACAGAGGACCAActtccaaatatagaaaaagaAGCAGAAGTACCTAAAAGAGAGGCAGAAAATGACCAGAAGCATATAAAAGAAACACTGCCTAATGATGCTGTTTCTGCGGACGTCTCGGAATCAAAGGAGGTGACTGGCGAAGAAGAAGTATCTAGCTGTAAGGAAATTTCAAGCAGCCCAATCTCTATGGCATCGGAGGATGCGACAACATCCAATGTGGCATTAGAGGAAGATCCGACATCCAACTCTGTTACAGACCTTGAAaccaaaaaagaagaagaagttcCAGCAATCAAAGAGAAAACTCCATCATCTGTAGAAGG
This DNA window, taken from Salvia splendens isolate huo1 chromosome 18, SspV2, whole genome shotgun sequence, encodes the following:
- the LOC121777176 gene encoding microtubule-associated protein futsch-like isoform X3, producing the protein MATDADIPLPVNEARGEQVGLPIVEGEHFFKSPFTDEVANNIAPNVSELVEKAFAEKRHQNAEESNSKDGDRDRGVVPEKCSTNPSVVTLDMKVGDTDDDPCTDGAIAVTQLSKETSSDHHGTYDSTTKNDSVTKEIIPESSLPSKEVESHNTPKLAEKSEESSHVQVEDLQVVCDEHLEEESERLSLTEVSTGGTNENVVVEATDNVKDKDKDLKEEQSRNEVSDLSEENRIEAPPEVQSRNETLHGDTTINADDGQKESVEDFPPIVSSSHKQGSINADLQETTGDHKDGRISDNVDNHKEVLENLSSGEGHCKVTNISPDTSKDTEKTDQTVRDGSDTFVDRPVELATTEESHVKVIQRNAEEYNSTDKDGGRDVIPEVCSIDSSVTTSEQKVGDTHVNPGMDDTEVATKLPKGTSSDHHGTNDSSTTDIVLTEEILQEADLVSRETESHTPCISEGEEPNFQVKTTDNKSVDEKPTDEDIPCIIKNEVSKEGKSNHNKITSEQDELENGRSVENSTSGQTCIALENSNPNELQSKSDINSSLSKEEETDLQKSVEPVTTPEDHGVPSEKTSSESHGDVECKSKTMEDAATDHSDPKLAQKSEESSAVQVTNSQIDHNEHLGEDREGLSLKEVSTGCTNDNASAALGEIKEPSEDHKEAELPENEQSTKCILVKEDMQIENLAESLHVALENNEVSNRTQGNNTQVLPEEATIDVDEGQKDSHENLSITVSTEDTGISLVKMEGSENKKEDDLAEESEEPPPLPLHLGREISDASVQEARFEDGEPNKAEFYNDERDTVSFLPNTEDVHVKPEDTKAPDLVDKRSEGGIVDAAAAREETVENVPTTVPDEENEHVSSIKEPSEAELFEKDENSESVLLTEEVQSEIPAENIKTSDFDQHTKEKGILEEKIPTENSQRIPCDVEEETRIDDAATTNDKTQELQNVLNENSDKDLLFKVAASEMTHDTYLEEEPERPPLTEISKKEACENESILLEPSTVEFPKDETSTDYTTPKKENLQPEDHKTSTSSGDIETSCSLEEQSLEDNSQTIISDKITDAGEADKNDLALENVAKETPRKDIEESLVTQVDCSAREHEERVEEENQSSSLIEALVEETNARESKNTDEPQNRGKESMTPEMENEENTENMHGKEETDVETSIDFLQVKPEDITQHDPSPDKNKSIEEEITNADPLGISTDKAERESVDVAHTHEENVETKDVAKDNPDSDKKDSIPIEEFGSQNPINEASAGNANGEKSTKITEESLITEEEPLESLQVADKDIETPPVCRDRDTGSLHEESPTTNPETIMDDNKEKLHYNAMGEEDETSKDKDIVEDISDCGKDGNMPTEELGSQNPLNGASTGNANIEESTEIGKGGLINEEASVESLQEAAQEIETDHLSREREISSPDEQSHIVNLEGNKDDSKEEIAASETTLEGETLKDKQSIANATPFEDKEESMQVQEDCSQWEQNESENIPSSEAPALSSIESSPIKEEEKVEIPTKEQILTADPQETVDETQEKTIDAADKNNDVVICAQNGDSDDKSPVEVDGLQEPPSEEVPAEKINNDEPTTSHETKFAYENTVKANLNEDEEKIECALVKEDVHIESFKVADDDIKGTNDREANPLEEQAPTTGSQEIMDDEKYEPLPTDLKQEILEDGKCVTNPDEDTKEDSQNQAGDFILESEEQSVKDSESTSVSDTPKDDITESTLVKEVEKVEDPIDSSQVATEDIKAFAPRQDAESSIVEQNLDPTTVENETPKDEVPKEKDSFDVKEETKEEEGYIKAVEMTNAVAVASNKMTSNEHVSDSTSLESVVLEKINDPIVGEANSFGDKTDFEKIEVLNDVPTAIPISETSAETASRECTETEDQLPNIEKEAEVPKREAENDQKHIKETLPNDAVSADVSESKEVTGEEEVSSCKEISSSPISMASEDATTSNVALEEDPTSNSVTDLETKKEEEVPAIKEKTPSSVEGQDAESTIVEKNSNYAGSLTEKKSGSTEVAFMPGKNKSGYQSDKRNLESIAQGQSFNIMSETEETKAEEEDLNTESGIQSDKAVIEDILQEETMCEKEIVKNGISSEKEQLPKVPEVSEEADDKAPEDQQEKTFTNKAIDRILHQEEQATSIEEPTTKIDDENVRELDIGVNTDTQDSNKETVQIAIIPGKESEEQNKEDEIYSSDKLQEVDEETLILSEGKSKEEAKETYKEAYLEAEKFNSSPKIKDISKYAVRDVGPDTPEDNEKSTTGFFSEEDYPKNITKCEVSSASEDVALTEQPSEDASITAELQEAKKIGECREGTPLETEDQLVKDIALTEQPSEDACITAEVQEAKAGIDLGAAVPVPGATGSESEEVENLNDKCTEMADTSTPVETLVNSTLKNIGESTEGTPLEAEDQQTKLHELPEESIMSITEVKMAEKDDAENIQSVRSISEDVQDQELFKESYGVSSNHNPVEGDPEERTEASEGQKTNPIQATPVLETLKEEREEQKLGRDNVDVHEEEKNTYSIPSQLESLNGSDIITSENEPANVGGLGSTGVTELDASPLSLKDRHVVLEAGDTRNLIPDNLDGDKNISTEHFQGEHEVVKPSIVEQEEDECGNRERKDQQMERKTESEETDKASLSDQLHVSTRGTSEMADHSPTEKEPTGHAEDMPAQNIDEAQHENMKTDEEKDGEEESHEQKKSDLGSEAPVMVDIGDADIKVAHKKSHNILSGVGSKVKHSIAKVKKAITGKSPSPKKATTPESK